One window from the genome of [Clostridium] celerecrescens 18A encodes:
- a CDS encoding PHP domain-containing protein, producing the protein MNNRTYLLPESGRFYKANLHSHTVISDGRLTPEEAKEHYKKHGYQIMAFTDHMIYRNHEELNDEEFLALAATEVDINEVSPDRLRPEDKTYHINLYDTAPGYERVRKEQGICPERRYGDFDYINRYLEEMKELGFLACYNHPYWSLQNYDDYKGLNGLFAMEIYNYGCELDGLYGYNPQSYDEMLRLGKRLWCLATDDNHNSHPFDDPLCDSFGGFTMIKAEGLSYNSVINALVKGHFYCSMGPEIKEIYMEGRELVVRTGPVQAICGITDSTRFCQRAAVEGEPLIEARFLLEGNETYIRVECKDEKGLFANSNAYFLSDLE; encoded by the coding sequence TTGAATAACAGAACTTATTTATTACCAGAGTCCGGAAGGTTTTATAAAGCAAATCTTCACAGCCATACAGTCATATCAGATGGAAGATTGACGCCGGAAGAGGCCAAGGAACACTATAAGAAGCATGGGTATCAGATTATGGCGTTTACGGATCACATGATCTATCGGAACCATGAAGAATTAAACGATGAGGAATTCCTGGCACTTGCTGCCACAGAAGTGGATATCAACGAGGTGAGTCCGGACAGACTGCGTCCGGAGGACAAGACGTATCACATTAATTTGTACGATACTGCCCCCGGATATGAGCGGGTCAGAAAGGAACAGGGAATATGTCCGGAACGCAGGTACGGAGACTTTGATTATATTAACAGATATTTAGAGGAGATGAAGGAGCTGGGATTCCTCGCCTGTTATAACCATCCTTACTGGTCCCTGCAGAACTATGACGATTACAAAGGCTTAAACGGGCTGTTTGCCATGGAAATCTACAATTACGGATGCGAGCTTGACGGACTGTATGGTTATAATCCCCAGTCTTATGATGAGATGCTTCGTTTGGGAAAACGGCTGTGGTGCCTGGCAACGGACGATAATCACAACAGTCATCCGTTTGACGATCCCCTGTGCGATTCTTTCGGAGGCTTTACCATGATTAAGGCAGAAGGTTTAAGCTATAATTCTGTTATCAATGCGCTGGTGAAAGGCCATTTCTACTGCTCCATGGGACCGGAGATAAAAGAGATTTATATGGAGGGCAGGGAGCTTGTGGTAAGGACCGGGCCGGTTCAGGCTATCTGCGGGATCACGGACAGTACCAGATTCTGCCAAAGAGCGGCTGTGGAGGGAGAACCCCTTATAGAAGCAAGGTTTCTCCTTGAAGGAAACGAAACCTATATCCGGGTGGAATGCAAGGATGAAAAGGGGCTTTTTGCTAACAGCAATGCTTACTTTCTTTCCGATCTGGAGTGA
- a CDS encoding lipoate--protein ligase: MKKIVISEEFDPYFNIAAEHQLFLSSEEDLHLFLWQNDSSVIIGRNQNLYAECDLNYLREHDIKAVRRFSGGGAVYHDKGNVNFTFITKEASASQDYFVKLIQSAMQRLGIDCEFSGRNDLLFKNRKFSGHAYYTDGDNYMYHGTVLVNVNFEQLENALTPSKIKLESKGVESVRSRVINLSEINSEITAQSVIQAFIETFECNHIESINKMNFHPPLEKILSSDNWMFAQSPKFDVELERRYSFGTMSVSISIADDLIQNIKINTDSLKIYDFNACEKELYHTRFNEQEIWDHIERYL; this comes from the coding sequence ATGAAAAAAATAGTGATATCCGAAGAATTTGATCCCTATTTTAATATAGCAGCAGAGCATCAGCTGTTTTTATCCTCCGAGGAAGATCTGCATCTGTTCCTGTGGCAGAACGATTCTTCTGTGATTATAGGAAGGAACCAGAACCTGTACGCAGAATGCGATTTAAATTACTTAAGGGAACATGACATAAAAGCAGTCCGCAGGTTTTCCGGGGGCGGAGCAGTGTATCATGACAAGGGCAATGTTAATTTTACCTTTATTACAAAAGAGGCATCAGCCAGTCAGGATTACTTTGTTAAGCTCATACAATCTGCAATGCAGCGGCTTGGGATCGACTGTGAATTTAGCGGCAGAAATGATTTATTATTCAAAAACCGGAAATTTTCCGGTCACGCTTATTATACGGACGGTGATAATTACATGTATCATGGTACGGTACTGGTCAACGTAAATTTTGAACAGCTGGAAAATGCCCTTACACCGTCTAAAATAAAGTTGGAGTCCAAAGGAGTCGAATCTGTAAGGAGCAGAGTTATCAATCTATCTGAAATAAACAGTGAAATCACTGCCCAGTCAGTGATCCAGGCTTTTATTGAAACCTTTGAATGCAATCATATAGAATCTATTAATAAAATGAATTTTCATCCACCATTAGAGAAAATCCTCTCGTCTGATAATTGGATGTTTGCCCAATCGCCTAAATTTGATGTTGAATTGGAACGCAGATATTCATTTGGAACTATGTCTGTTTCTATCTCTATCGCAGATGACCTGATTCAGAATATAAAAATAAATACGGATAGTTTGAAGATTTATGATTTTAATGCCTGTGAAAAGGAACTATATCATACTCGCTTTAATGAACAGGAGATTTGGGATCATATCGAGCGGTATCTCTAG
- the lpdA gene encoding dihydrolipoyl dehydrogenase, translated as MLIKMSIIPGGKTGKVGKINVKTGDKVAAGDILVQIETAKGNRQIRATSDGTVSKILCEEGMDIASNAEMFEITGVPEAIEAAITNCDCASQETAKEATADLLIIGAGPGGYVAAIYAAKSGLKVTLVEQSALGGTCLNVGCIPTKALVKSAEVCHTVRNASVFGIESDCPVTVNMKQVIDRKDKIKDRLVSGIDFLMKKNEINVISGQASFMDKNTVTIKGEENYIVKAQNIIIATGSKISNIAIPGIELPFVLNSTKALSDQKLPKSITIIGGGVIGMEFAFIYKNFGVDVHVIEFMDRLLTMVDSDISKEIQDMAEENNIHIHTGSKVKKIQSSVDGMAVITYENNAGEHLVVSEKVLVAIGREPNLDGLSIEKSGVLLNSNGRGIQVDHSMHTNVDNIYAIGDVTNIIQLAHVASHQGISAIENILGKHKEMNYSAVPNVIFTSPEIASVGIGEDEAKSKGIDIDVSKFSFAGNGKALTMNEARGFLKLIKNNNTGKIIGGSIIGADASSLISSLTLAIANGFTEKEIAETIFPHPTTSETIHEAALDFGIGALHQ; from the coding sequence ATGCTTATTAAAATGTCAATAATTCCTGGCGGAAAAACGGGCAAGGTAGGTAAAATAAATGTTAAAACGGGCGATAAGGTCGCTGCCGGCGATATCCTTGTACAAATAGAAACGGCGAAAGGAAACCGCCAGATTAGAGCCACATCAGATGGAACAGTTAGTAAAATATTATGTGAAGAGGGCATGGATATAGCATCGAATGCCGAGATGTTTGAAATCACCGGGGTACCTGAAGCCATAGAGGCTGCGATAACAAATTGTGATTGTGCTTCACAGGAAACCGCTAAGGAAGCAACTGCCGATTTACTTATCATAGGAGCTGGTCCCGGCGGATATGTAGCCGCTATTTATGCCGCTAAAAGTGGCCTGAAAGTAACTCTGGTTGAGCAATCAGCATTAGGCGGAACCTGTCTTAATGTCGGCTGTATTCCCACAAAAGCACTTGTTAAATCTGCGGAAGTCTGCCACACGGTAAGGAATGCGTCAGTCTTTGGAATTGAATCAGACTGCCCGGTTACAGTAAATATGAAACAGGTCATTGACCGTAAGGATAAGATCAAGGACAGGCTCGTTTCCGGAATTGACTTTCTTATGAAAAAAAATGAAATCAATGTAATCTCCGGTCAAGCATCATTTATGGATAAAAATACAGTAACAATAAAAGGCGAAGAAAATTATATCGTTAAGGCACAGAATATTATTATTGCAACAGGCTCAAAAATCTCTAATATTGCCATTCCGGGTATAGAACTTCCGTTTGTCTTAAACAGCACAAAAGCGTTGTCTGATCAAAAGCTTCCCAAATCCATCACCATTATTGGCGGTGGTGTGATCGGAATGGAATTTGCATTTATCTATAAAAATTTCGGCGTTGATGTCCATGTGATTGAATTTATGGATCGATTACTGACCATGGTAGACAGTGATATTTCAAAAGAGATACAGGATATGGCAGAAGAAAATAACATTCACATTCACACCGGTTCAAAGGTTAAGAAAATTCAAAGTTCCGTAGATGGTATGGCAGTTATTACCTATGAAAACAATGCAGGGGAACACTTAGTGGTAAGTGAAAAAGTATTGGTGGCTATAGGCAGGGAGCCGAATCTGGATGGATTATCCATTGAAAAGAGCGGTGTCTTGTTAAACAGCAACGGGAGAGGGATTCAAGTAGATCATTCCATGCATACCAATGTTGACAATATTTATGCAATTGGAGATGTAACAAATATCATTCAACTGGCCCACGTAGCTTCCCATCAGGGGATTTCAGCCATAGAAAATATATTAGGAAAGCATAAAGAAATGAATTATTCAGCAGTCCCTAATGTAATATTTACTTCACCGGAAATCGCAAGTGTCGGTATCGGTGAAGACGAAGCAAAAAGCAAAGGCATTGATATTGATGTAAGTAAATTTTCCTTTGCCGGAAACGGAAAAGCTTTGACGATGAATGAGGCGAGAGGCTTTTTAAAACTGATTAAAAACAATAACACAGGAAAAATAATAGGCGGGTCAATAATAGGTGCCGATGCATCCTCTTTAATCAGCTCATTAACCTTAGCAATTGCCAATGGATTTACTGAAAAAGAAATCGCTGAAACCATATTCCCACACCCTACTACCAGTGAAACGATTCATGAAGCCGCACTGGATTTTGGAATTGGAGCCTTACATCAATAA
- a CDS encoding OsmC family protein, which yields MLTTFKATAKALPEGLQVETNSRGFKILFDEPEDLGGTDTAMNPVEGLLCALGACQSIVAKAFAAAHNITFEEFHVELEGDLDPDGFMGLADVRNGFQEIRFVMHFKTNEPKEKIEEFAKFIENTCPVGDCLSNGVKLVLSGVAID from the coding sequence ATGTTGACTACATTTAAAGCAACAGCAAAAGCACTGCCTGAGGGGTTACAGGTTGAAACAAATTCAAGAGGTTTTAAAATCCTTTTTGATGAACCCGAAGATCTGGGTGGTACAGATACTGCTATGAACCCTGTGGAGGGCTTGTTATGTGCATTGGGTGCATGCCAGTCCATCGTGGCGAAAGCATTTGCAGCAGCTCATAATATTACTTTTGAGGAATTCCATGTTGAGTTGGAAGGGGACCTTGATCCAGACGGATTTATGGGACTTGCTGATGTAAGAAATGGTTTTCAGGAGATTCGTTTTGTAATGCATTTCAAAACAAACGAACCAAAAGAAAAAATTGAGGAATTTGCAAAGTTTATCGAGAATACCTGCCCTGTAGGTGATTGTTTATCAAACGGTGTAAAATTAGTGTTATCCGGTGTGGCAATTGATTAA